The Shewanella mangrovisoli genome has a window encoding:
- a CDS encoding MATE family efflux transporter — protein sequence MTTAKSTALALLLNGTKNRQLLALALPMILSNITVPLLGLVDTAVIGHLSDAYYLGGVALGSTIITLIIWLLGFLRMATTGLVAQAYGANDTARQLKLLVQGAILATGLGIAVILLQIPILNLALGLSEASVEVERYCREYFQVRVWSTPFALLNLVMLGWLLGRQQPKAAMWQLIFANLANIILDVLFVLGLGWGVKGAALASLCADITAFSVALYMVLQQLKLIPRFQFADIRVHLNLSGYGQLLRLNTDIFIRSLCLQVAFAFMTFHGAGLGDNTVAANAVLLNLLLLIAYALDGIAYYAEAEVGKAYGQKRTQPLREAVLLAWCWSAISALGFSLIFYLFGDRIIGLLTNIDEVRTTAQIYLPWLILLPLWSFSSYLFDGVYIGAAKGKVMRNSMIIATFGAFFPTWYLLQSLLPPEQANHALWAAMTAFMLTRSFTLAAHYRFSKAFILN from the coding sequence ATGACTACCGCAAAATCCACCGCACTCGCGCTCCTGTTGAATGGCACCAAGAATCGCCAGCTGCTCGCGCTTGCCCTGCCGATGATCCTCTCCAATATCACGGTACCGCTGTTGGGATTGGTCGATACGGCCGTCATCGGGCATTTAAGTGACGCCTATTATTTAGGGGGCGTCGCACTCGGGTCAACGATTATCACATTAATCATTTGGTTATTAGGCTTTTTACGGATGGCGACTACCGGATTGGTCGCACAGGCCTATGGCGCAAACGATACCGCGCGCCAATTAAAGTTGCTGGTCCAAGGCGCCATACTGGCGACAGGGCTGGGTATCGCTGTGATCCTATTACAGATCCCGATACTGAATTTAGCGCTCGGCCTCTCCGAGGCGAGTGTGGAAGTCGAGCGTTATTGCCGAGAATATTTTCAAGTCCGAGTCTGGTCGACACCATTCGCCCTGCTCAATTTAGTGATGCTCGGCTGGCTCCTTGGCAGACAACAGCCCAAGGCGGCCATGTGGCAGCTTATCTTCGCCAACTTAGCCAATATTATCCTCGATGTGTTGTTCGTCTTAGGTTTAGGCTGGGGAGTTAAAGGGGCAGCACTTGCCTCACTATGTGCGGATATCACCGCCTTTAGCGTTGCGCTCTACATGGTATTACAACAGCTTAAGTTAATACCTCGATTCCAATTTGCCGATATTAGAGTTCACCTGAACTTGTCGGGTTACGGCCAGCTGCTTAGACTCAATACCGATATATTTATCCGCAGCCTATGCCTGCAAGTCGCTTTCGCCTTTATGACTTTTCACGGTGCAGGCCTTGGGGATAATACGGTCGCAGCCAATGCCGTCTTGTTGAATTTACTGTTATTAATCGCCTACGCCCTCGATGGCATTGCCTATTATGCCGAGGCGGAAGTGGGCAAAGCCTACGGACAAAAACGCACACAGCCACTGCGCGAAGCTGTACTCCTGGCTTGGTGTTGGTCCGCCATCTCTGCATTGGGTTTCAGCCTGATATTTTATCTTTTTGGAGACCGTATCATCGGGCTGCTAACCAATATTGATGAGGTGAGAACCACAGCGCAAATTTATCTGCCTTGGCTGATATTACTGCCGCTTTGGTCTTTTAGTTCCTATCTGTTTGATGGGGTTTATATTGGCGCCGCTAAGGGAAAAGTGATGCGTAACAGTATGATTATCGCGACATTTGGCGCCTTCTTCCCGACATGGTATTTGCTGCAATCGCTGTTGCCTCCCGAGCAGGCTAACCATGCACTGTGGGCGGCCATGACAGCCTTTATGCTAACGCGCAGCTTCACCCTAGCGGCACATTACCGCTTTAGCAAGGCATTTATTCTTAATTAG
- a CDS encoding alpha/beta hydrolase family protein yields the protein MKRILPLLLLWLSLPLLAQTVPQLAVEAFASIPDVSSVQLSPDGKKIASIVRVDQPKLKGTVVSILDLETGNKDYAIHTDNQKFVLLSLQWANDTTLLISAKFPANRYGTPTTETRLVKYDLTTRKTTSVLARSVIDRLSWIPQHQGQIIDMMPDDPDNILLSLDGMGEEVGEDSVLRVNLSQGKSSFIQNSKRKIIGWITDRQHKVRISIYNDDTEYRIYEQPEQKAEPRLLWTFKAFSDESVWPLGFDADPNILFVRAYHQGFEAIFKVNLTDPKLTKELVYANKDTDVEGNLIYSELKKKVIGISEGDGEEYTFWDPEYAGLQNGLKAVLPNAHNYITQFSADERRYIVYSTSSTQPGTYYFGDRDEKALFPIADRYSQLSSEQLADTHYLSYEARDKLKIDAYLTVPKGLEAKQLPTIIFPHGGPISYDSNDFDYWAQFFANRGYAVFRMNFRGSAGYGYEFMKAGLKSWGLEMQNDVEDGTRYLINQGISDPQRICIVGASYGGYAALMGAAMTPDLYRCAVSVAGVTDVAYLVKSSRRFTNYEVVKEQIGDDFSALYERSPVSKADKISIPVLLLHGDKDRVVKVQHSREMFDELKSRKKNVEYIELENGDHYLSNNDHRLTTFKALDKFLADNLKTQL from the coding sequence ATGAAAAGGATTTTACCTTTGTTACTCCTGTGGCTAAGTCTGCCACTGCTTGCCCAAACCGTTCCTCAGCTTGCCGTCGAGGCCTTTGCCAGTATTCCCGATGTCAGCTCAGTGCAACTGTCGCCCGATGGCAAAAAAATTGCCTCTATCGTTCGGGTAGACCAGCCCAAACTTAAGGGCACAGTGGTCAGTATTCTCGATTTAGAAACGGGCAACAAAGATTACGCGATTCACACCGATAACCAGAAGTTTGTCCTGCTGTCATTACAGTGGGCAAATGACACCACTTTGCTGATCAGCGCTAAGTTTCCGGCAAATCGCTATGGCACACCGACGACCGAAACTCGCTTGGTGAAGTACGATTTAACCACGCGAAAAACCACGAGCGTGCTCGCCCGTAGCGTCATCGACCGACTCAGTTGGATCCCCCAACATCAGGGACAGATTATCGATATGATGCCGGATGACCCTGATAATATCTTGCTCTCCCTCGATGGTATGGGCGAAGAAGTGGGTGAAGACAGCGTGCTTAGAGTCAATCTCTCTCAGGGTAAATCCTCGTTTATTCAAAACTCTAAACGTAAAATCATCGGCTGGATTACCGACAGGCAGCACAAGGTCCGTATCTCCATCTATAACGATGACACTGAGTACCGGATCTACGAGCAACCGGAACAAAAGGCAGAGCCACGCTTACTCTGGACCTTTAAAGCCTTCTCCGACGAGAGCGTCTGGCCACTAGGTTTCGATGCCGACCCCAACATCTTATTCGTACGCGCCTACCACCAAGGCTTTGAAGCTATCTTCAAGGTGAATTTAACCGATCCTAAGCTCACCAAGGAGCTGGTGTACGCCAACAAAGATACCGATGTTGAAGGCAATCTCATCTATTCAGAACTCAAGAAAAAAGTCATTGGGATCAGTGAAGGCGACGGCGAAGAGTACACCTTCTGGGATCCTGAATATGCGGGTCTGCAAAATGGACTAAAAGCAGTATTGCCCAATGCCCATAACTACATCACCCAATTTAGCGCGGATGAACGCCGCTATATCGTCTACTCCACCAGTTCGACTCAACCTGGCACCTATTACTTCGGCGATAGGGATGAAAAGGCGTTATTTCCGATTGCCGATAGATATAGCCAGCTAAGCAGCGAACAACTCGCCGATACTCACTATCTGAGCTACGAAGCGCGGGATAAACTCAAAATCGATGCTTACCTTACAGTGCCAAAGGGTTTGGAGGCCAAGCAACTCCCCACCATTATCTTTCCCCACGGCGGCCCCATAAGTTACGACAGTAACGACTTCGATTATTGGGCGCAGTTTTTCGCCAACCGTGGCTACGCGGTATTTCGAATGAACTTTAGGGGCTCGGCGGGCTACGGCTATGAGTTTATGAAGGCCGGCCTCAAAAGCTGGGGGCTCGAAATGCAAAACGATGTGGAAGATGGTACACGTTACCTAATCAATCAAGGGATTAGCGATCCACAGCGTATCTGTATCGTCGGCGCGAGTTATGGTGGTTATGCCGCCTTAATGGGTGCGGCGATGACACCCGACCTGTACCGCTGCGCGGTCAGTGTGGCAGGGGTGACAGACGTGGCTTACCTGGTAAAATCCAGTCGCCGTTTTACCAATTATGAAGTCGTTAAAGAACAAATTGGCGATGATTTTAGCGCCCTCTATGAGCGCTCACCCGTCAGTAAGGCCGATAAGATCAGCATCCCGGTATTACTACTGCATGGCGATAAGGACCGAGTGGTTAAGGTGCAACATAGCCGCGAAATGTTCGACGAACTGAAATCACGTAAGAAAAACGTCGAATATATTGAGCTCGAAAATGGTGACCATTATTTAAGTAACAATGACCATAGGTTAACCACCTTTAAGGCGCTCGATAAGTTTTTAGCTGACAACCTGAAAACCCAGCTGTAG
- the nfuA gene encoding Fe-S biogenesis protein NfuA, whose product MITISDAAQAHFVKLLADQPEGTHIRVFVISPGTAQAECGVSYCPPDAVESDDIELEFNGFSAMVDEKSAPFLEEASIDFVTDQLGSQLTLKAPNAKMRKVASDAPLAERVEYVIQSEINPQLASHGGNIMLVEITQEGVAVLQFGGGCNGCSQVDITLKDGIEKQLLDMFAGELSGVSDVTDHQHGAHSYA is encoded by the coding sequence ATGATTACTATTTCCGATGCGGCTCAGGCCCATTTTGTAAAGTTGTTAGCCGATCAACCTGAAGGCACTCATATTCGCGTATTTGTGATCAGTCCAGGTACCGCACAAGCCGAGTGTGGCGTGTCTTACTGCCCGCCTGACGCCGTTGAAAGCGATGATATTGAATTAGAATTCAATGGCTTTAGCGCTATGGTTGACGAGAAGAGTGCGCCTTTCTTAGAAGAAGCCTCAATCGACTTCGTGACCGATCAATTAGGTTCGCAATTAACCCTTAAAGCCCCTAACGCAAAAATGCGTAAAGTGGCTTCAGATGCGCCTTTAGCAGAGCGTGTTGAGTATGTGATCCAATCTGAAATCAACCCACAACTGGCAAGCCATGGTGGTAACATCATGCTGGTTGAAATCACCCAAGAAGGCGTAGCGGTACTGCAGTTTGGCGGTGGATGTAACGGTTGTTCGCAAGTTGATATCACCCTAAAAGATGGTATCGAGAAGCAGCTATTAGATATGTTCGCAGGTGAACTCTCTGGTGTGAGCGATGTGACCGATCACCAACACGGCGCGCATTCTTACGCTTAA
- a CDS encoding ComF family protein, with product MSGDSKWTWSQQGAKLLRIVSHLGQRYLAGSLPNRCLLCHQSLNAKEAGFCQVCLQTGLYHSPICLGCGKSMSLELEYCGECQRHQPRKVIAPCSYHQGFGPWIAAIKYQGQLAALPILCQALVARIDQLEQQEFITLPQAIVPVPLHPNRLRQRGFNQAWLIAHELSKQLSLPLACDGLIRRQDTRPQAGLNGTQRRRNLQDAFELNADFAYQRIALVDDVVTTGTTVAEIARLFEARYIQVQIWCLARAEAPGLLDDIASENDDPR from the coding sequence ATGTCGGGCGATAGCAAATGGACTTGGTCGCAACAGGGAGCGAAGCTGTTACGCATAGTTTCGCATTTGGGGCAGCGTTACTTGGCGGGCAGTTTACCTAACCGCTGCTTACTGTGCCACCAATCCCTCAATGCAAAGGAAGCGGGATTTTGTCAGGTATGCCTGCAAACGGGTTTGTATCACAGCCCAATTTGTTTAGGTTGTGGCAAATCCATGTCACTTGAACTCGAATATTGCGGAGAGTGCCAACGGCATCAACCGCGAAAAGTCATCGCACCTTGTAGTTATCATCAAGGTTTTGGCCCTTGGATAGCGGCCATTAAATATCAGGGGCAACTCGCCGCCTTACCCATATTGTGCCAAGCCTTAGTGGCGCGCATTGATCAGCTTGAACAGCAAGAATTTATCACGCTGCCGCAGGCCATAGTGCCAGTCCCTTTACACCCTAATCGGCTGCGTCAACGTGGATTTAATCAAGCATGGTTAATTGCCCATGAATTATCGAAGCAGCTCTCGCTGCCACTGGCCTGTGACGGATTAATTCGGCGGCAGGATACCCGCCCACAAGCCGGACTCAATGGCACACAGCGACGACGAAATCTACAGGATGCTTTTGAGTTAAATGCAGATTTTGCTTATCAACGGATTGCGCTGGTGGACGATGTGGTGACGACTGGCACAACAGTGGCAGAAATTGCCCGTTTGTTCGAGGCGCGATATATACAGGTGCAAATATGGTGTCTAGCCAGAGCCGAAGCGCCGGGTTTATTGGATGATATTGCGAGTGAAAACGACGATCCGCGTTAG
- the bioH gene encoding pimeloyl-ACP methyl ester esterase BioH → MNSATPAHHPQLHIDIRGQGPDLVILHGWGVNSAVFTPLHEQLSEYRVHYVDLPGFGLSQPIAGNLAIWVDALIHALPANAIWAGWSLGGLVATQAAISYPSHVKGLMTIASSPCFMAREEEAWPGIPPQVLSMFGEQLGQNLPKTIERFLAIQAMGSETAKDDIKQLRDLVLARPLPDAAALTQGLDMLNQIDLRPQLSAIQQPWLRIWGRLDGLVPKRVQPKMPTASHITDVMLAKASHAPFVSHREEFVQAITPWLAQFKD, encoded by the coding sequence GTGAACTCTGCGACGCCAGCCCATCATCCCCAACTGCATATCGACATCCGAGGCCAAGGGCCGGATCTGGTGATACTCCACGGTTGGGGGGTTAATAGCGCCGTCTTCACGCCGCTCCATGAGCAGCTTTCTGAGTATAGAGTCCACTATGTCGATCTGCCCGGCTTTGGCCTAAGTCAGCCAATCGCAGGCAATTTAGCGATTTGGGTGGATGCGCTAATCCATGCCTTGCCCGCCAATGCGATTTGGGCCGGCTGGTCACTGGGTGGCTTAGTGGCCACCCAAGCCGCAATAAGCTATCCCTCCCATGTCAAAGGCTTAATGACTATCGCGTCCTCGCCCTGTTTTATGGCGAGGGAGGAAGAAGCATGGCCTGGCATTCCACCGCAGGTGCTCAGCATGTTTGGCGAGCAGCTTGGACAAAATTTACCAAAGACGATTGAGCGCTTTTTAGCGATTCAGGCCATGGGCAGCGAAACCGCTAAAGACGATATCAAGCAGCTGCGGGATTTAGTGCTAGCGCGCCCGCTACCTGATGCAGCCGCCTTAACGCAAGGTCTTGATATGTTGAATCAAATCGATCTTAGGCCGCAATTATCGGCGATACAGCAACCTTGGCTGCGGATCTGGGGTCGACTCGATGGACTCGTGCCCAAACGCGTTCAACCTAAGATGCCCACAGCAAGCCACATCACAGATGTGATGCTCGCCAAGGCATCCCACGCACCGTTTGTGTCCCACAGGGAAGAATTCGTGCAGGCAATTACACCTTGGCTGGCGCAATTCAAGGACTAA